In the genome of Paenibacillus pabuli, one region contains:
- the cysS gene encoding cysteine--tRNA ligase, giving the protein MTLQIYNTMSRTKENFVPQEPGKVKMYVCGPTVYDYIHIGNARPVIFFDTVRGYLEQTGHEVNYVVNFTDVDDKLIRKAEQLGTDVPHVAEKFIAAYYEDLEGLGIPKASSNPRVTENMPLIIDFIRELVEKDFAYENGGDVYYRTGKFAEYGKLSKQNLQELQFGIRIGVDERKEHPEDFVLWKAAKPGEIFWSSPWGDGRPGWHIECSAMAREYLGDTLDIHGGGQDLQFPHHECECAQSEVLTGKPLANYWMHNGFIRIDNEKMSKSLGNGVLVKDLRNQYKREAIRYFMLSTHYRNPLNFTEDTMEQAQNSVDRIANAVGNLNHRLQAVSVDQAVSAEFAAKLEQIRQQYHEKMQDDFNTPDAITALFEWAGEANQLLQQDVVNAADIRALLELFSELNAVLRIYTEAEPELLDEEIERLIEERNEARKSKNWARADEIRDELSAQGILLEDTAQGMRWRRK; this is encoded by the coding sequence ATGACGCTTCAAATTTACAATACGATGAGTCGTACCAAAGAAAATTTTGTTCCCCAAGAGCCAGGGAAAGTGAAAATGTATGTGTGTGGACCAACAGTGTATGATTACATTCATATCGGGAATGCACGTCCAGTTATCTTTTTCGACACGGTTCGCGGATACCTGGAACAGACCGGTCATGAGGTGAACTATGTCGTGAACTTCACGGATGTCGATGACAAACTCATTCGCAAAGCCGAGCAGCTCGGCACGGATGTTCCTCATGTCGCCGAGAAATTTATTGCAGCTTACTACGAGGACCTTGAAGGGTTGGGTATTCCGAAAGCAAGCAGTAATCCAAGAGTGACGGAAAACATGCCGCTCATTATTGATTTTATCCGTGAGCTGGTGGAGAAGGACTTCGCCTATGAAAATGGCGGTGACGTATATTATCGCACAGGCAAATTCGCGGAGTATGGCAAATTGTCGAAGCAAAACCTTCAGGAATTACAGTTCGGTATTCGTATTGGGGTAGATGAACGCAAAGAGCATCCGGAAGACTTCGTACTCTGGAAAGCTGCAAAGCCAGGTGAGATTTTCTGGTCCAGTCCATGGGGCGATGGTCGTCCGGGCTGGCATATCGAGTGCTCTGCCATGGCACGGGAATACCTGGGGGATACGTTGGATATTCACGGCGGAGGACAGGATTTGCAGTTCCCGCACCATGAGTGCGAATGCGCTCAATCCGAGGTGTTGACTGGAAAACCACTGGCAAACTACTGGATGCATAACGGATTTATACGTATTGATAACGAGAAAATGTCGAAATCACTCGGCAACGGCGTACTTGTTAAAGACCTTCGCAATCAATATAAACGTGAAGCCATTCGTTATTTCATGTTGTCTACTCACTATCGTAATCCATTGAACTTTACGGAAGATACGATGGAACAGGCACAGAATAGTGTGGACCGGATTGCCAATGCCGTAGGTAATCTTAATCATCGCTTGCAGGCTGTAAGCGTGGATCAGGCAGTGTCAGCAGAGTTCGCAGCGAAACTGGAGCAGATTCGTCAGCAGTATCATGAGAAAATGCAGGACGACTTCAATACGCCTGATGCGATTACGGCACTGTTTGAATGGGCTGGGGAAGCTAATCAACTGCTGCAGCAAGATGTGGTAAACGCTGCAGACATTCGCGCTCTGCTGGAATTATTCAGTGAGCTGAATGCGGTGCTTCGCATCTATACTGAGGCTGAACCGGAACTTTTGGACGAAGAAATTGAACGTCTAATTGAAGAACGTAACGAAGCGCGCAAGTCCAAAAACTGGGCGCGGGCTGATGAAATTCGGGATGAACTGTCTGCCCAGGGCATCTTGCTTGAGGATACCGCTCAAGGAATGAGATGGCGTCGCAAATGA
- the cysE gene encoding serine O-acetyltransferase, translating to MFKKIRSDIQAVFENDPAARGWFEVVFTYSGLHAIWAHRVAHFLYKRKWFSFARFISQVSRFMTGIEIHPGATIGNRLFIDHGMGVVIGETCEIGDDVVIYQGVTLGGTGKEKGKRHPTIGNNVVISSGAKVLGSFSVGDQCNIGANSVVLKEVPSNSTVVGIPGRIVKQDGRRVDRLNQQLPDPVIDSLRSMQQEIERLREEVRTLQSSRESEYSRGTIE from the coding sequence ATGTTCAAGAAGATCAGATCAGATATCCAGGCGGTGTTTGAAAACGATCCAGCGGCCCGGGGATGGTTTGAAGTTGTATTTACTTACTCGGGGCTGCATGCGATATGGGCGCACCGGGTGGCACACTTTTTATACAAGCGGAAATGGTTTTCTTTCGCCCGGTTCATTTCACAGGTCAGCCGTTTTATGACAGGCATCGAAATCCACCCTGGGGCTACGATCGGTAATCGGTTGTTTATAGACCATGGAATGGGCGTTGTGATTGGGGAAACATGTGAAATTGGCGACGATGTTGTCATCTATCAGGGGGTCACACTTGGCGGAACGGGTAAAGAAAAAGGGAAGAGACACCCGACAATTGGCAATAATGTGGTTATCTCATCTGGGGCCAAGGTGCTGGGTTCTTTCAGCGTGGGGGATCAATGTAATATTGGTGCGAACTCGGTTGTGCTGAAGGAAGTCCCTTCAAACAGCACCGTTGTAGGCATACCGGGCAGAATCGTGAAGCAGGACGGCCGCCGGGTGGACCGTCTGAACCAGCAGCTTCCCGATCCGGTCATCGATTCCCTGCGCAGTATGCAGCAAGAAATCGAACGATTGCGCGAAGAAGTGCGTACTCTGCAGAGTAGCCGTGAAAGTGAGTATTCCCGTGGTACAATAGAATAA